The proteins below are encoded in one region of Anoplopoma fimbria isolate UVic2021 breed Golden Eagle Sablefish chromosome 19, Afim_UVic_2022, whole genome shotgun sequence:
- the LOC129107824 gene encoding protein arginine N-methyltransferase 8-B isoform X2, producing the protein MGIKHSSRCMLLRRKMAESESIEQPQPQPRPIRIIQSQSAQPTSLPKPVPSIQHASRPPLPPHTPHAASLPSCTGRGKMSKSLSPEDMTSRDYYFDSYAHFGIHEEMLKDEVRTLTYRNSMYHNKHAFKDKIVLDVGSGTGILSMFAAKAGAKHVYGIECSSISEYSERIIKSNHLDSVITIFKGKVEEVELPVEKVDIIISEWMGYCLFYESMLNTVIFARDKWLKSGGLMFPDRASLYVVAIEDRQYKDFKIHWWENVYGFDMTCIRNVAMKEPLVDVVDAKHVVTNACLIKEVDIYTVKTEDLSFTSAFCLQIQRNDYVHALVTYFNIEFTKCHKKTGFSTAPDAQYTHWKQTVFYLEDYLTVRRGEEIVGSIDMKPNEKNIRDLDFTFELDFKGQLCEAAISHDYKMR; encoded by the exons cAACCACAGCCACAGCCACGACCAATCCGCATAATTCAATCCCAGTCGGCGCAGCCCACCTCGTTGCCCAAGCCGGTGCCTTCCATCCAGCATGCCTCACGGCCTCCTCTACCGCCGCACACGCCTCATGCTGCCAGCCTCCCTAGCTGTACCGGGCGGGGGAAGATGTCCAAGTCCCTTAGCCCAGAGGACATGACCTCACGAGACTACTACTTTGACTCTTATGCCCACTTTGGTATACATGAG GAGATGCTGAAGGACGAAGTGAGGACGCTCACCTACAGGAACTCCATGTACCACAACAAGCACGCCTTCAAGGACAAAATAGTGCTCGACGTTGGAAGCGGGACGGGGATTCTGTCCATGTTCGCAGCCAAAGCGGGGGCTAAGCACGTGTATGGG aTTGAATGCTCCAGTATATCAGAGTACTCAGAGAGGATCATCAAGTCCAACCACCTTGACAGTG TGATCACCATCTTCAAAGGtaaggtggaggaggtggagcttCCTGTTGAGAAGGTTGACATCATAATATCTGAGTGGATGGGCTACTGCCTCTTCTATGAGTCCATGCTCAACACAGTCATCTTTGCCAGGGACAAGTGGCTG AAATCCGGTGGATTAATGTTTCCTGATCGTGCCTCTCTGTATGTGGTGGCCATCGAGGACAGGCAGTACAAAGACTTCAAAATACATT GGTGGGAGAACGTGTATGGCTTCGACATGACCTGTATCCGTAATGTGGCCATGAAGGAGCCACTTGTGGACGTAGTGGACGCCAAACATGTGGTGACAAATGCCTGCCTCATCAAG GAGGTGGACATCTACACAGTGAAGACTGAGGACCTGTCATTCACCTCAGCGTTCTGCCTGCAGATCCAGAGGAACGACTACGTCCATGCACTGGTCACCTACTTCAACATCGAGTTCACCAAATGTCACAAGAAGACTGGTTTCTCCACTG caCCAGATGCTCAATACACCCACTGGAAGCAGACAGTGTTTTACCTGGAGGACTATCTGACGGtgcggagaggagaggagatagtCGGCAGCATTGACATGAAGCCcaatgagaaaaacatt CGCGACTTGGACTTTACATTTGAGCTGGATTTCAAAGGGCAGCTGTGTGAAGCGGCCATATCCCATGACTACAAGATGCGCTAG
- the LOC129107824 gene encoding protein arginine N-methyltransferase 8-B isoform X1, whose product MGIKHSSRCMLLRRKMAESESIEPRPIRIIQSQSAQPTSLPKPVPSIQHASRPPLPPHTPHAASLPSCTGRGKMSKSLSPEDMTSRDYYFDSYAHFGIHEEMLKDEVRTLTYRNSMYHNKHAFKDKIVLDVGSGTGILSMFAAKAGAKHVYGIECSSISEYSERIIKSNHLDSVITIFKGKVEEVELPVEKVDIIISEWMGYCLFYESMLNTVIFARDKWLKSGGLMFPDRASLYVVAIEDRQYKDFKIHWWENVYGFDMTCIRNVAMKEPLVDVVDAKHVVTNACLIKEVDIYTVKTEDLSFTSAFCLQIQRNDYVHALVTYFNIEFTKCHKKTGFSTAPDAQYTHWKQTVFYLEDYLTVRRGEEIVGSIDMKPNEKNIRDLDFTFELDFKGQLCEAAISHDYKMR is encoded by the exons CCACGACCAATCCGCATAATTCAATCCCAGTCGGCGCAGCCCACCTCGTTGCCCAAGCCGGTGCCTTCCATCCAGCATGCCTCACGGCCTCCTCTACCGCCGCACACGCCTCATGCTGCCAGCCTCCCTAGCTGTACCGGGCGGGGGAAGATGTCCAAGTCCCTTAGCCCAGAGGACATGACCTCACGAGACTACTACTTTGACTCTTATGCCCACTTTGGTATACATGAG GAGATGCTGAAGGACGAAGTGAGGACGCTCACCTACAGGAACTCCATGTACCACAACAAGCACGCCTTCAAGGACAAAATAGTGCTCGACGTTGGAAGCGGGACGGGGATTCTGTCCATGTTCGCAGCCAAAGCGGGGGCTAAGCACGTGTATGGG aTTGAATGCTCCAGTATATCAGAGTACTCAGAGAGGATCATCAAGTCCAACCACCTTGACAGTG TGATCACCATCTTCAAAGGtaaggtggaggaggtggagcttCCTGTTGAGAAGGTTGACATCATAATATCTGAGTGGATGGGCTACTGCCTCTTCTATGAGTCCATGCTCAACACAGTCATCTTTGCCAGGGACAAGTGGCTG AAATCCGGTGGATTAATGTTTCCTGATCGTGCCTCTCTGTATGTGGTGGCCATCGAGGACAGGCAGTACAAAGACTTCAAAATACATT GGTGGGAGAACGTGTATGGCTTCGACATGACCTGTATCCGTAATGTGGCCATGAAGGAGCCACTTGTGGACGTAGTGGACGCCAAACATGTGGTGACAAATGCCTGCCTCATCAAG GAGGTGGACATCTACACAGTGAAGACTGAGGACCTGTCATTCACCTCAGCGTTCTGCCTGCAGATCCAGAGGAACGACTACGTCCATGCACTGGTCACCTACTTCAACATCGAGTTCACCAAATGTCACAAGAAGACTGGTTTCTCCACTG caCCAGATGCTCAATACACCCACTGGAAGCAGACAGTGTTTTACCTGGAGGACTATCTGACGGtgcggagaggagaggagatagtCGGCAGCATTGACATGAAGCCcaatgagaaaaacatt CGCGACTTGGACTTTACATTTGAGCTGGATTTCAAAGGGCAGCTGTGTGAAGCGGCCATATCCCATGACTACAAGATGCGCTAG
- the cracr2aa gene encoding EF-hand calcium-binding domain-containing protein 4B has translation MAAFTAPCTTTTTTTTTTTAVAQTAWQRQGVCDEAGKYENGDLGQNTIVEKTREFFQMCDNENKGFINRRDMQRLNAELPLSSEELENVFDTLDSDGNGYLTLDEFSTGFSEFLFGRKISVAEGMGEKNECKSQSEVLYQTQWEESLARGDEDEEEKHFCMLMESLGANSVFEDRAEVRSLWAQLRRDEPHLLSNFEDFLARVTTQIIEANREKREMESALKRKAATHDDEIQHLYEEMEQQIKNEKDKIVLQDYERFLSRSQGLELQLSGKEKELEQLFQKQRRLELQCQELHSEQHVTKVENVKLKHKNDELARELDHTSQELILAQDQLNVLQEQSTQLHEDKEMEIYRLTEGLQRERAGLLKQLDLLREMNKHLRDEKDIFLQNPKKTPSLKQMPSISVLQHTKTNIFKSEDEEDPNTSSVRHNLTNGSCHSSCAADKRGHLQRIISIEEDHLPDLLQKDCQPQTPLQECSEEEEASDSEENIDLVMSNIYPCASSAQQQKSKEDVEKSETPLSPRGQPVGKETSINEEGGPSLPDRLFKIVLVGNSSVGKTSLLRRFCDDCFRPGTSATVGIDYSVKTIAVDNSQVALQLWDTAGQERYRSITKQFFRKADGVVVMYDVTTVQSFTAVRQWLTSVKEGAGEDIPIMLLGNKTDKEIERQVQKGMGERLAKDCQMTFYECSACSGHNVMESMIHLARILKEQEDREKEKTVQLVGDPSEKKRSCC, from the exons ATGGCAGCTTTTACTGCTCCttgcaccaccaccaccaccaccacaactaCGACCACCGCGGTGGCCCAGACAGCATGGCAAAGGCAAGGAGTTTGCGACGAGGCGGGCAAATATGAGAACGGGGACTTGGGCCAAAACACTATCGTGGAGAAAACCCGCGAGTTCTTCCAGATGTGTGACAACGAGAACAAGGGCTTCATCAACCGACGTGACATGCAG AGGCTGAATGCAGAGCTCCCTCTCAGCTCGGAGGAGTTGGAGAACGTATTTGATACCCTCGATTCCGACGGCAATGGATACCTAACCCTGGACGAGTTCTCCACCGGCTTCA GTGAGTTTTTATTCGGTCGCAAGATTTCTGTAGCTGAAGGCATGGGGGAGAAGAACGAGTGTAAAAGCCAGTCGGAGGTCCTGTACCAGACCCAGTGGGAGGAGAGCCTGGCAAGAGGAgacgaggatgaagaggagaaacacTTTTGCATGCTCATGGAGAGCCTCGGAGCCAACAGTGTCTTTGAAGA TCGAGCTGAAGTGCGCAGTTTGTGGGCCCAGCTGCGCCGAGATGAACCCCACCTTTTATCCAATTTTGAGGACTTCCTGGCCAGAGTGACGACCCAGATTATAGAGGCCAACCGGGagaagagggagatggagagcgCACTCAAGAG GAAAGCAGCAACACACGATGATGAGATCCAACACCTTTATGAGGAAATGgagcagcaaataaaaaatgaaaaagacaagaTTGTGCTGCAG GACTATGAGCGCTTTCTGTCTCGCAGTCAAGGCCTGGAGCTGCAGCTGTCTGGTAAGGAGAAAGAGCTGGAACAGCTCTTTCAGAAACAGAGAAGG TTGGAACTTCAGTGCCAGGAGCTTCACAGTGAACAACATGTGACCAAGGTGGAGAACGTGAAGCTGAAGCACAAGAATGACGAGTTAGCACGGGAGCTGGACCACACAAGCCAAGAGCTGATTTTGGCACAGGACCAGCTGAATGTGCTGCAGGAGCAGTCCACGCAGCTTCACGAGGACAAGGAGAT GGAAATCTACAGACTGACTGAGGGACTGCAGCGAGAGCGAGCGGGCCTCCTCAAACAACTGGACCTTTTGAG GgaaatgaacaaacatttaCGGGATGAAAAGGACATATTCTTACAG aATCCAAAGAAAACACCAAGTTTGAAGCAAATGCCTTCAATCAGTGTTttgcaacacacaaaaacaaatatcttcAAAAG tgaggatgaggaggatccGAACACCAGCTCTGTGAGGCACAACCTAACCAACGGGTCATGCCATTCCTCTTGTGCAGCAGACAAAAGAGGTCACCTCCAGAGGATCATCTCCATCGAGGAGGACCACCTCCCAGACTTGCTCCAGAAAGACTGTCAGCCCCAAACCCCACTTCAGGAGTgtagtgaagaggaggaggcctcAGACAGTGAGGAGAATATAGACTTGGTGATGAGCAATATTTACCCTTGTGCATCTTCTGCCCAGCAGCAAAAGTCGAAGGAAGATGTGGAGAAAAGTGAAACCCCCTTATCTCCGAGGGGTCAGCCTGTTGGCAAGGAGACCAGCATAAAC GAGGAGGGTGGTCCCTCTCTGCCCGATCGCCTCTTCAAGATCGTCCTGGTGGGGAACTCTAGCGTAGGAAAGACCTCCCTCCTTCGGCGATTTTGCGACGACTGCTTCCGCCCCGGCACTTCTGCTACTGTGG GTATAGATTACAGTGTAAAGACAATAGCTGTGGACAATAGCCAGGTGGCACTGCAGTTGTGGGACACAGCAGGACAGGAGAG GTATCGGAGCATCACTAAACAATTCTTCCGCAAGGCTGACGGTGTGGTTGTGATGTATGATGTCACAACCGTGCAGAGCTTCACAGCTGTCAGACAGTGGCTGACAAGCGTAAAG gaAGGCGCAGGCGAGGACATCCCCATCATGCTCTTGGGAAACAAAACGGACAAGGAGATTGAGAGACAAGTTCAGAAAGGAATGGGGGAAAGACTAGCCaag GACTGCCAAATGACTTTCTATGAGTGCAGCGCATGCTCAGGACACAATGTGATGGAGTCCATGATTCATTTAGCCAG AATTCTGAAAGAGCAAGAGgacagggagaaggagaagacggTCCAGCTGGTCGGCGACCcttcagagaagaagagatcCTGCTGCTAA